The Desulfococcus multivorans DNA window ACAAATTTGCAGCCGTGTTGAATGAATTGCTCGTTCAGGGCGTCGATGATTGTCGTGGCACAGGATGCCGGATCCTCAACGGGAATCCCGTTATAGATGCCCGTTTTCCATTGGGTATCGGCCATTACGCCGAATTTCCAGGCGCTGCCGGACGATTTCGCAAAGGCCCGTTTCGGCGCGAAAATCGGAATATTCAAACCCGTTAACGTCAGTCCCGCGAGACCCGTGCCCCCGATCTTCAAAAATTCCCTTCTGTTCACCGATTTCATTATCCCTCCTGTTGGTTGGTTGTTCCGAAGATGCCCTGTGCGGCAGCAGAATATCTCCCAATCAATCCGAACGGCGATCGGATCGGATCTCTGCTTCCTCGCGGCAGAATTGAAAAAACGCTTGAATAGCTTCTTTTAGTCGGGATTTGTAAGAAGGGTATTTGTTCCGGGTTTGATTTTTGTAAAAACGCGGCACCGGCGGCACGCCCCCACCCAAGAGAGGAGGCACCTTCACGGCCCACGGCGCACGGCGGGCGAAGGTCTTGGCAGCCCGCTCGATTTTCAGCACCATCCGGTTCGCTACAGCCGATCCGATGCAAAGGTGTTGCACTGGTTGATGTCCCCCGTCTCCAGGCCGTTCCGGAACCATCGGACCCGCTGGGCCGAGGTGCCGTGGGTGAAGCTGTCGGGCACGATGCGCCCCTGGGATCTTTTCTGCAGTCGGTCGTCCCCGATGGCGCTCGCGGCGAAAAGGTTTCGGATACGGCTAAAACCCCGGCAGCTTGAATTTCAGGGTCACCTCGCCCGTGGTATGATCGATATGAACCATGCGGCCGTCGTCATGAGTCCCCGTCATCTTCCGGCCGGTGGCCATCTCCATGAGGCCGCTGATGAACTGCATCCCGGTGTTGAGCACCTCTGTCATCCTCTCCGGGGAAGCATCCCTATGGACACCCTCGCGCCGGCCTGCCTCCCCCACGGGTCTGGGTGATCTTTCGGATGACTCGGCAGGCGATCCGGCAGCCGTCCCATCGGCGGATCGATCCGAAACCCCTTTGGCCGCTTCCGCGGGCGCCGGCTCCGCCTCGGGAATCCCCGCTTCAACCTCTTCGGCATCGTAGGCCACCTCGCGAACCTTTTCATCCAGGACCCTTGGATTGAGGTAATGGGGCGTGTCTTCCGGCAGTTCCTCGGCAGGCGTGTGTTCGCCGGACACCGCAACGGGCTCCTCGCCCATCATCTCCCGGAGTTGGTTGAGCAACTCGGCCCGCTTGGCCTGGGAGAACTCCACCGTGTCCGCGGCACCTTCGAAAACGCCGTCGAAGAGGGCGGTCTTGAGTTGGATGCCGGCCAGGATCTTCTCCTCGATGCTGTTCTTGGCGATGAGGTTGACGACGTTGATGCACCGGCTTTTCTGGCCGATGCGGTTGACCCGGCCGATACGCTGGTTGATTCGGGCGGGGTTCCAGGGCAGCTCGAAATTGATGACGCAATCGGCGGCCTGGAGGTTGAGGCCGGTGCCCCCGGCGTCCGAAGAGAGGAAGACCTTGCAGTCCGGATTGTTCGTAAACGCGTCGATGAGGGCCTGACGTTTGTTGACGGGCACCTTGCCCGTCAGTTCGATGAAGTTGATGCCCGCGGAGGAGAGATACTTTCCGATCAGAAAAATCATGGTGGTCCATTCGCTGAAGATCACCACCTTGTGCCCGTTCTGGACCACGAGTTCGTCGATAATCCCCTCCAGTTCCGTGAGCTTCGGGGAGATGTTGGTCTGCCGGTCGACGAGATAGGTGGCGTCGCAGGTCATCCGCATCATGAGGAGAAGCTGCTGGATGCGGCGGATGTCCATGGGGGTGAGAAATTTCTTGTTCAGGAGCGGCACCAGAGCAGCGAAATATCCGTTGTGGATCTCCGCCTGCTTGTCCGTGAGTTCGACGTAATAGTTGTTGACGATCTGCTCGGGCAGGTCCGACAGCACCTCCTCCTTCCGACGCCGGATCACGATGGTTTTGAGTTTCTCATGGAGGCGGTCCAGGTTCCGGTAGCCCAGGATCTGCCCCTTTTTCTGCCGGCTCAGCATGAAGTGGTCCGCGGCAAACCGCCAGAGGGGGGAGAGCAGGTAGGGGTCGAGGAACTGGACGATGGAATAGACGTCTTCCAGCTTGTTCTCCAGGGGCGTCCCCGTCAGGACGAGGGCGTGTCTACGGCGGATGTTCTTGACCGCGTCGGCGGTCTTGGTGTTGAAATTCTTGATCCGCTGGGCCTCGTCCAGGATCATGAGGTCGGGATTGTACCTGGAAATGACGTCGACGTCCCGGAGCACCGCCTCGTAGTTGGTGATCTTGAAGAGGCTGTCGTCGGCGTCATAAACGGCCCGTCGCTGCATGGGGTTTCCGGCCACGATGACGGCCTTTTCATCCACAAACCGCTCGATCTCCCGCTTCCACTGCTCCTTGAGGGATGACAGGGTGACCACGAGAATGCGGCTGAAACCGAACAGCTCCTTCTTGATGACCCCTATGGCGATGGCCTGGAGGGTCTTGCCCAGGCCCATTTCATCGCCGATCAGGGCGGCTTTTTTGCGCAGGGCGAACTGAACCCCGGCCACCTGGTAAGGGTAGAGATCGGCCCGGATGCGACCCAGGGCCGGGGAGATGTCCTCGGGGATCTTCGCGAGTTCGGCATCCAGG harbors:
- a CDS encoding neutral zinc metallopeptidase yields the protein MRNLFAASAIGDDRLQKRSQGRIVPDSFTHGTSAQRVRWFRNGLETGDINQCNTFASDRL
- a CDS encoding DEAD/DEAH box helicase; protein product: MITLSTDYIRKNIAPSDLIFHRGLDLYRNGAFACVDSDPGTGRFVYDVDGRYGDYTTRVQLLPDDLTTSCDCPFPGKGCKHTIAALLDVEQKLKGWEQLGRDENRQKRKAPPDDVCLTADEIREQALADRKKRAGSEGFTVVWGDMLKGEHTVETVKGKQYLVTLHDPPAGKGHCTCPDYETNRLGTCKHLLFLQHEVRRDKAAVARIASEQFPFVDIYWDSVRRRPRLFCERPEGEVRDARELWRDFFADDGDYLRERPADLMALLRRLDGNKRVRFQESLLNRIEHDLLDAELAKIPEDISPALGRIRADLYPYQVAGVQFALRKKAALIGDEMGLGKTLQAIAIGVIKKELFGFSRILVVTLSSLKEQWKREIERFVDEKAVIVAGNPMQRRAVYDADDSLFKITNYEAVLRDVDVISRYNPDLMILDEAQRIKNFNTKTADAVKNIRRRHALVLTGTPLENKLEDVYSIVQFLDPYLLSPLWRFAADHFMLSRQKKGQILGYRNLDRLHEKLKTIVIRRRKEEVLSDLPEQIVNNYYVELTDKQAEIHNGYFAALVPLLNKKFLTPMDIRRIQQLLLMMRMTCDATYLVDRQTNISPKLTELEGIIDELVVQNGHKVVIFSEWTTMIFLIGKYLSSAGINFIELTGKVPVNKRQALIDAFTNNPDCKVFLSSDAGGTGLNLQAADCVINFELPWNPARINQRIGRVNRIGQKSRCINVVNLIAKNSIEEKILAGIQLKTALFDGVFEGAADTVEFSQAKRAELLNQLREMMGEEPVAVSGEHTPAEELPEDTPHYLNPRVLDEKVREVAYDAEEVEAGIPEAEPAPAEAAKGVSDRSADGTAAGSPAESSERSPRPVGEAGRREGVHRDASPERMTEVLNTGMQFISGLMEMATGRKMTGTHDDGRMVHIDHTTGEVTLKFKLPGF